A window of Nitrosopumilus sp. b3 contains these coding sequences:
- a CDS encoding malate dehydrogenase — protein sequence MITIIGSGKVGGDAALFSALKRLDDQILLLDVAKGLPQGEAMDINHMLSEQGIDVEVKGSNDFADMKGSDVVVVVAGSGRKPGMTRMDLLKINASIVKSVVENVKKYADNSMIIPVTNPLDPMAYITYKVSGFDRSRVFGMGGMLDLSRFRQFIHEATGHSRDSIRALVIGEHGENMLPLPRFSSVSGIPLSTFLPKEKLDELIQNTKQVAAKVIELKGATVHAPGNAISAIVESVVRDRKQVIPVATYLDGEYGHSDVTIGVPAIIGRKGVEKIIELDLNDEEKQVFDKAVESVKSAISGIEI from the coding sequence ATGATTACGATTATTGGTTCGGGTAAAGTAGGTGGAGATGCAGCATTATTCTCAGCACTAAAAAGATTAGATGATCAGATATTGTTACTTGATGTTGCCAAAGGACTTCCACAAGGCGAAGCAATGGACATCAACCACATGTTATCAGAACAAGGAATCGATGTGGAAGTAAAAGGATCAAATGACTTTGCAGACATGAAGGGCTCAGATGTTGTTGTAGTTGTGGCAGGCTCTGGAAGAAAACCAGGAATGACAAGAATGGATCTTTTGAAAATTAATGCATCAATTGTAAAAAGTGTTGTAGAAAATGTCAAAAAATATGCAGATAATTCAATGATAATTCCAGTGACAAATCCGCTTGACCCAATGGCCTACATCACATACAAGGTTTCAGGATTCGATAGGAGTAGAGTATTTGGCATGGGTGGTATGCTGGATTTGTCAAGATTTAGACAATTTATTCACGAAGCAACAGGACATTCTCGTGATTCAATCAGAGCATTAGTGATTGGAGAGCATGGGGAGAATATGTTACCTCTACCAAGATTTTCATCAGTATCAGGAATTCCATTATCAACATTTCTTCCAAAAGAAAAATTAGATGAGCTAATTCAAAACACAAAACAAGTGGCAGCAAAAGTAATTGAATTGAAAGGAGCTACTGTACACGCACCAGGAAATGCAATTTCTGCAATTGTAGAATCTGTTGTAAGAGACAGAAAACAAGTTATTCCTGTTGCAACATATCTTGATGGCGAATATGGTCATTCGGATGTTACAATTGGAGTTCCAGCAATAATTGGAAGAAAAGGTGTTGAAAAAATTATCGAATTAGATCTAAATGATGAAGAAAAGCAAGTTTTTGATAAAGCTGTTGAGAGTGTTAAAAGCGCCATTTCAGGTATAGAAATCTAA